A region from the Pseudomonas promysalinigenes genome encodes:
- the tolA gene encoding cell envelope integrity protein TolA: MQQREPSASESYFWPSIWAIGLHVLVFALLFVSFAMTPELPPSKPIVQATLYQLKSKSQATTQTNQKIAGEAKKTASRQTEVEQLEQKKVEQEAIKAAEQKKADAAQKAEQAREAAEAKKAEEAAKAAEAKKAAESKKAEEAKKAAEKQQADIAKKKAEEEAKKQAEEEAKKQAAEEAKKKAAEDAKKKAAEDAKKKAAAEEAKKKAAEEAKKKAAADAQKKKAQEAARKSAEDKKAQALAELLSDTTERQQALADEQGDQVAGDFDDLIRMRAAEGWARPPSARKGMTVTLQVNMLPDGTITGVSVIKSSGDGPFDSSAVAAVKNIGRLTEMQGMKPSDFNRYRSFKMTFTPEDLAL, from the coding sequence ATGCAACAGCGAGAGCCATCCGCCTCGGAAAGTTACTTCTGGCCCAGTATCTGGGCCATTGGCCTGCATGTACTGGTGTTCGCGCTGCTTTTCGTCAGCTTCGCCATGACGCCTGAATTGCCGCCTTCCAAGCCGATCGTTCAGGCTACGCTGTATCAGCTCAAGTCCAAGAGCCAGGCGACCACCCAGACCAATCAGAAGATTGCCGGGGAGGCGAAGAAAACTGCCTCGCGCCAGACTGAAGTCGAGCAGTTGGAACAGAAGAAAGTCGAGCAGGAGGCAATAAAGGCCGCGGAACAAAAGAAAGCAGACGCCGCTCAAAAGGCTGAGCAAGCCCGCGAGGCCGCCGAGGCCAAGAAGGCTGAGGAAGCAGCCAAAGCGGCCGAAGCCAAGAAAGCCGCCGAGTCCAAGAAGGCCGAGGAAGCCAAGAAAGCTGCCGAAAAGCAGCAGGCTGACATCGCCAAGAAAAAGGCTGAGGAAGAGGCGAAGAAGCAGGCCGAGGAAGAAGCCAAGAAACAAGCCGCCGAGGAGGCCAAGAAGAAGGCCGCCGAAGACGCGAAGAAAAAAGCAGCCGAGGACGCCAAGAAGAAAGCGGCGGCCGAGGAAGCGAAGAAGAAGGCAGCTGAAGAGGCCAAGAAAAAAGCCGCTGCAGACGCTCAGAAGAAAAAGGCACAGGAAGCGGCACGCAAGTCGGCAGAGGACAAGAAAGCTCAGGCCTTGGCAGAGTTGTTGTCCGACACCACCGAGCGGCAGCAGGCCCTGGCCGACGAGCAGGGTGACCAGGTAGCCGGCGATTTCGACGACCTGATTCGCATGCGAGCGGCCGAAGGTTGGGCTCGTCCGCCTTCCGCGCGTAAGGGCATGACGGTGACTCTGCAGGTCAACATGTTGCCAGACGGCACCATTACCGGCGTCAGCGTGATCAAGTCCAGTGGTGATGGTCCGTTCGATAGTTCGGCGGTGGCAGCAGTGAAGAACATTGGTCGTTTGACCGAGATGCAGGGTATGAAGCCGAGCGATTTCAACCGTTATCGTTCGTTCAAGATGACATTTACACCTGAGGATCTAGCGTTGTGA
- the tolR gene encoding protein TolR codes for MARVRHKRKPVAEMNVVPYIDVMLVLLVIFMVTAPMLNQGVKVDLPKVSSEALPQDNNVQILTISIKADKTYYWNLGSEVDTDKQMDKAMTLPDMTSAVTKIIAAGRDQGKQTQVFIRGDKAVDYGAVMGAMGGLQKAGVGNVGLITEAP; via the coding sequence ATGGCCCGAGTTCGCCACAAACGCAAGCCCGTCGCCGAGATGAACGTGGTGCCCTACATCGACGTGATGCTGGTGCTGCTGGTCATCTTCATGGTGACGGCGCCCATGCTCAACCAGGGCGTGAAGGTCGACCTGCCCAAGGTTTCCAGCGAAGCCTTGCCGCAGGACAACAACGTCCAGATCCTCACAATATCCATCAAGGCCGACAAGACCTACTACTGGAACCTTGGCAGTGAAGTCGACACCGACAAACAGATGGACAAGGCCATGACCTTGCCGGACATGACCAGCGCAGTGACCAAGATCATTGCCGCCGGGCGTGACCAAGGCAAGCAGACCCAGGTGTTCATTCGTGGCGACAAGGCTGTCGACTACGGCGCCGTCATGGGCGCCATGGGCGGGTTGCAGAAGGCCGGTGTCGGTAACGTTGGCCTGATTACCGAGGCGCCCTGA
- the pal gene encoding peptidoglycan-associated lipoprotein Pal: MEMLKFGKFAALALAMAVAVGCSSKGGDNAGEGAVDPNAGYGANTGAVDGSLSEEAALRAITTFYFEYDSSDLKPEAMRALDVHAKDLKANGNRVVLEGNTDERGTREYNMALGERRAKAVQRYLVLQGVSPAQLEVVSYGEERPVATGNDEQSWAQNRRVELRK; this comes from the coding sequence ATGGAAATGCTGAAGTTTGGTAAATTTGCTGCGCTGGCTCTGGCCATGGCCGTAGCTGTAGGTTGCTCCTCCAAAGGCGGTGACAACGCTGGTGAAGGCGCTGTTGACCCGAACGCTGGCTACGGTGCAAACACCGGCGCCGTTGACGGTTCCCTGAGCGAAGAAGCCGCCCTGCGCGCAATCACCACCTTCTACTTCGAATACGACAGCTCGGACCTGAAGCCAGAAGCCATGCGCGCTCTGGACGTTCACGCCAAGGACCTGAAAGCCAACGGCAACCGCGTTGTCCTGGAAGGTAACACCGACGAGCGCGGCACCCGCGAGTACAACATGGCTCTGGGTGAGCGTCGTGCGAAAGCCGTTCAGCGCTACCTGGTTCTGCAGGGCGTTTCCCCTGCTCAGCTGGAAGTGGTTTCCTACGGCGAAGAGCGTCCAGTTGCTACCGGCAACGACGAGCAGTCCTGGGCTCAGAACCGTCGCGTAGAACTGCGTAAGTAA
- the tolQ gene encoding protein TolQ, with protein MEANVVDHTSMWSLVSNASVVVQLVMLTLVAASVTSWIMIFQRSAMLRAGRRALDAFEERFWSGIDLSKLYRQAGSNPDPDSGVEQVFRAGFKEFSRLRQQPGVDPDAVMEGVGRAMRVAISREEEKLEQSLPFLATVGSTSPYIGLFGTVWGIMNSFRGLASAQQATLATVAPGIAEALVATAIGLFAAIPAVIAYNRFAARSEVLIGRYYTFADEFQAILHRKVHTSEE; from the coding sequence GTGGAAGCTAACGTCGTCGACCATACCTCCATGTGGAGTCTGGTCAGCAATGCCAGCGTGGTGGTACAGCTGGTAATGCTGACCCTGGTGGCCGCCTCGGTCACTTCATGGATCATGATCTTCCAGCGCAGCGCCATGCTGCGCGCTGGTCGTCGTGCGCTGGATGCCTTTGAGGAACGCTTCTGGTCGGGTATCGACCTGTCCAAGCTGTATCGTCAGGCAGGCAGCAACCCAGACCCGGACTCGGGTGTGGAGCAGGTGTTCCGCGCCGGCTTCAAGGAATTTTCGCGTCTGCGCCAGCAGCCGGGCGTAGATCCTGACGCGGTGATGGAAGGCGTGGGTCGTGCCATGCGTGTGGCCATTTCCCGTGAAGAAGAAAAGCTCGAGCAGAGCCTGCCGTTCCTTGCCACGGTCGGTTCGACCAGCCCGTACATCGGCCTGTTCGGCACCGTTTGGGGCATCATGAACTCCTTCCGCGGCCTGGCCAGCGCCCAGCAGGCTACCCTGGCCACCGTGGCCCCGGGTATCGCCGAAGCACTGGTCGCCACGGCCATCGGCCTGTTCGCTGCCATTCCAGCGGTCATCGCCTATAACCGTTTTGCGGCGCGCAGCGAAGTGCTGATCGGCCGTTACTACACCTTCGCCGACGAGTTCCAGGCGATCCTGCACCGTAAAGTGCACACCAGCGAAGAGTAA
- the ybgF gene encoding tol-pal system protein YbgF, whose product MRMCRRAVTVLALSLPLSAWAAVPVVDDNGGAYPPSGYGTSGAYAGAGASAPASAQGQLFMQLQQMQDQLSRQQGIIEELQNDVSRMKQENLERYQDLDRRINSGAAPAATPDNSSTGGASNAAVGAAAGAAGAAAQQPAANSEPGDPAKEKLYYDAAFDLIKQKDFDKATQAFNAFLRKYPNSQYAGNAQYWLGEVNLAKGDLPAASQAFAQVSQKYPKHSKVPDSLYKLADVERRMGHTDKVKGILQQVINQYPGTSAAQLAQRDLQKL is encoded by the coding sequence ATGCGTATGTGCCGTCGTGCTGTAACCGTCCTCGCACTCAGCCTACCGCTTTCGGCGTGGGCTGCGGTTCCTGTAGTTGATGACAACGGGGGTGCTTATCCACCTTCCGGTTATGGCACGAGCGGCGCCTATGCCGGCGCAGGGGCTTCGGCCCCTGCTTCGGCGCAGGGCCAGCTGTTCATGCAGTTGCAACAGATGCAGGATCAACTTTCCCGCCAGCAAGGCATCATCGAAGAGTTGCAGAACGATGTGTCGCGCATGAAGCAGGAAAACCTGGAGCGTTACCAGGACCTTGATCGTCGCATCAACAGTGGTGCCGCGCCTGCCGCGACTCCCGACAATTCTTCCACCGGTGGTGCATCCAATGCTGCCGTCGGTGCAGCAGCAGGCGCCGCTGGCGCTGCTGCGCAACAACCGGCCGCCAATAGCGAGCCCGGTGATCCGGCGAAAGAAAAGCTCTACTACGATGCGGCTTTCGACCTGATCAAGCAGAAAGACTTCGACAAGGCCACCCAGGCGTTCAATGCCTTCCTGCGCAAGTATCCCAACAGCCAGTACGCTGGTAATGCGCAGTACTGGTTAGGTGAAGTCAATCTTGCCAAGGGCGATCTGCCTGCGGCCAGCCAGGCTTTTGCCCAGGTCAGCCAGAAGTACCCCAAGCACAGCAAAGTGCCTGATTCGCTGTACAAACTGGCCGACGTCGAACGCCGCATGGGCCATACCGACAAGGTCAAAGGCATCCTGCAGCAGGTCATCAATCAGTACCCTGGCACGTCTGCCGCGCAACTGGCGCAGCGCGATCTGCAGAAGCTATAA
- the queE gene encoding 7-carboxy-7-deazaguanine synthase QueE has product MQDTLRITEVFYSLQGETRTAGLPTVFVRLTGCPLRCQYCDSAYAFTGGTLRTLDSILEQVAGFKPRYVCVTGGEPLAQPNALALLQRLCDAGYEVSLETSGALDISGTDVRVSRVVDLKTPGSEESHRNRYENIEQLTRNDQVKFVICSREDYDWAVSKLIQYNLAERAGEVLFSPSHHQVSATDLADWIVADNLPVRLQLQLHKLLWNDEPGR; this is encoded by the coding sequence ATGCAAGACACCTTACGCATCACCGAAGTCTTTTACTCTTTGCAGGGTGAAACACGAACGGCTGGGCTGCCCACGGTATTCGTGCGCCTGACCGGTTGCCCCCTGCGCTGCCAATATTGCGACAGCGCCTACGCCTTCACTGGCGGTACGCTTCGTACTCTTGATTCGATCCTGGAGCAGGTTGCTGGCTTCAAGCCACGCTACGTCTGCGTCACCGGAGGCGAACCCTTGGCTCAGCCCAACGCGCTGGCGCTGTTGCAGCGCTTGTGCGATGCCGGCTACGAGGTCTCACTGGAGACCAGTGGCGCTCTCGACATTTCTGGCACCGATGTGCGTGTCAGCCGGGTGGTCGATCTAAAGACCCCAGGCTCGGAAGAGTCGCATCGTAACCGCTACGAGAACATCGAACAGCTGACCCGCAACGACCAGGTCAAGTTCGTCATTTGTTCCCGCGAGGACTATGACTGGGCGGTGTCCAAGCTGATCCAGTACAACCTTGCCGAACGTGCCGGCGAAGTATTGTTCTCGCCCAGCCACCATCAGGTGAGCGCCACTGACCTGGCCGACTGGATCGTTGCCGACAACTTGCCCGTACGCTTGCAGTTGCAGTTGCACAAGCTGCTGTGGAACGACGAACCCGGCCGTTGA
- the ybgC gene encoding tol-pal system-associated acyl-CoA thioesterase produces MRALNGLEPFAHRCRVYYEDTDAGGVVYYVNYLKFMERARTERLRHLGFSQAQLAEDNLLFVVHSSEARYHAPARLDDELRVTAQVLELNRASLRFVQQVWREKDETLLCEGQFLVAAVRADTFKPRAIPPQLRDAFAADGWGNQSNAGE; encoded by the coding sequence ATGCGCGCGCTAAATGGCCTGGAACCGTTCGCACACCGTTGTCGTGTCTATTACGAAGATACCGATGCCGGTGGCGTGGTGTATTACGTCAATTACCTGAAATTCATGGAGCGCGCGCGCACCGAGCGCCTGCGGCATCTGGGGTTTTCTCAGGCGCAGTTGGCCGAGGACAACCTGCTGTTCGTGGTCCATTCCAGCGAAGCCCGCTATCACGCGCCGGCACGCCTGGACGACGAGCTGAGGGTCACCGCGCAAGTACTTGAACTCAATCGCGCCAGCCTGCGCTTCGTGCAGCAGGTCTGGCGGGAAAAAGATGAAACGCTGCTCTGTGAAGGGCAGTTCCTGGTGGCCGCGGTGCGCGCCGACACTTTCAAACCCCGAGCCATACCGCCCCAGTTGCGCGACGCCTTTGCGGCGGACGGCTGGGGGAATCAATCGAACGCAGGAGAATAA
- the queC gene encoding 7-cyano-7-deazaguanine synthase QueC, with amino-acid sequence MTEKRAVILLSGGLDSATVVAMAKAEGYSCYTMSFDYGQRHRAELNAAARVARDLGVVEHKVIGLNLDGIGGSALTDSSIDVPEAPGEGIPVTYVPARNTVFLSLALGWAEVLQARDIFIGVNAVDYSGYPDCRPEFVDAFERMANLATKAGVQGQGFRIQAPLQNMSKAQIVQAGIARGVDYSLTVSCYQANDEGQACGKCDSCRLRAEGFKAAGVDDPTRYF; translated from the coding sequence ATGACGGAAAAACGCGCGGTAATCCTGCTGTCCGGCGGCCTCGACTCGGCCACGGTCGTCGCCATGGCCAAAGCCGAAGGCTATAGCTGCTACACCATGAGCTTCGATTATGGCCAACGCCACCGTGCCGAGCTCAACGCTGCGGCACGCGTGGCCCGGGACCTTGGCGTGGTCGAGCACAAGGTCATCGGCTTGAACCTGGATGGGATAGGCGGCTCGGCCCTGACAGACAGCAGCATCGACGTGCCAGAGGCGCCGGGTGAGGGTATTCCTGTGACCTACGTGCCTGCCCGTAATACGGTGTTTCTTTCACTGGCCCTGGGCTGGGCGGAAGTGTTGCAAGCCAGAGATATCTTCATCGGCGTCAACGCCGTGGACTATTCCGGTTACCCGGATTGCCGCCCCGAGTTCGTCGATGCGTTCGAACGCATGGCCAACCTGGCGACCAAGGCTGGCGTGCAAGGGCAGGGGTTCCGCATCCAGGCGCCGTTGCAGAACATGAGCAAGGCGCAGATCGTGCAAGCGGGTATCGCCCGTGGCGTAGACTACAGCCTGACGGTCTCCTGCTATCAGGCCAATGATGAAGGCCAGGCGTGCGGCAAATGCGACAGTTGCCGCCTGCGTGCCGAAGGTTTCAAAGCGGCGGGCGTCGACGACCCAACGCGCTACTTCTGA
- the tolB gene encoding Tol-Pal system beta propeller repeat protein TolB, whose product MLVMLCCVAGMAMAEEKNILVTSGSDRATPIAVVPFGLQGGSVLPEDMADIIGNDLRNSGYYSPIPRQNMISQPTQASEVIFRDWKALGAQYVMVGSIVPSGGRLQVQYALFNVATEQQVLTGSVAGTADQLRDMAHYIADQSFEKLTGIKGAFSTRLLYVTAERFSTNNTRYTLQRSDYDGARAVTLLQSREPILSPRFAPDGKRIAYVSFEQKRPRIFVQNIDTGRREQVTNFEGLNGAPAWSPDGSRLAFVLSKDGNPDIYVMNVASRQINRVTAGPGINTEPFWGKDGNTLYFTSDRGGKPQIYKQSVSGGGAERVTFVGNYNANPKLSADEKTLVMIHRQQGFTNFKVAAQDLQRGSVKILSETSLDESPTVAPNGTMLIYATRQQGRGVLMLVSLNGRVRLPLPTAQGEVREPSWSPYLN is encoded by the coding sequence ATGCTGGTCATGCTCTGCTGCGTGGCTGGCATGGCCATGGCAGAGGAAAAGAACATCCTGGTCACCAGCGGCAGCGATCGGGCCACGCCCATTGCGGTAGTGCCGTTCGGTCTACAGGGTGGCAGCGTGCTGCCAGAAGACATGGCCGATATCATTGGCAACGACCTGCGCAACTCCGGCTACTATTCGCCGATTCCGCGTCAGAACATGATCAGCCAGCCGACCCAGGCCAGCGAAGTCATCTTCCGTGACTGGAAAGCGTTGGGTGCCCAATACGTCATGGTCGGCAGCATCGTGCCGTCGGGCGGTCGACTGCAGGTGCAGTACGCGCTGTTCAACGTCGCCACCGAGCAGCAAGTGCTGACCGGTAGCGTGGCGGGCACCGCCGACCAACTGCGCGACATGGCGCACTACATTGCCGATCAGTCATTCGAAAAACTCACCGGTATCAAGGGCGCGTTCTCGACTCGCTTGCTGTACGTGACCGCCGAGCGTTTCTCCACCAACAATACCCGCTACACGCTGCAGCGTTCGGATTACGACGGGGCCCGCGCAGTCACCCTGTTGCAGTCCCGCGAGCCGATCCTGTCGCCACGCTTTGCGCCAGACGGCAAGCGTATCGCCTACGTGTCGTTCGAGCAAAAGCGCCCACGCATCTTCGTTCAGAACATCGATACGGGTCGTCGCGAGCAGGTGACCAACTTCGAAGGCCTCAATGGTGCGCCGGCCTGGTCGCCTGATGGTTCGCGTCTGGCGTTCGTCCTGTCCAAGGACGGCAACCCGGACATCTACGTGATGAACGTGGCCTCCCGTCAGATCAACCGTGTAACTGCAGGCCCAGGCATCAATACCGAGCCTTTCTGGGGCAAGGATGGCAACACGCTGTACTTCACCTCTGACCGCGGCGGCAAGCCACAGATCTACAAGCAGTCGGTCAGCGGCGGTGGGGCTGAGCGTGTAACTTTCGTAGGTAACTACAATGCCAACCCGAAACTCTCGGCCGATGAAAAAACGCTGGTAATGATTCATCGCCAGCAAGGTTTCACCAACTTCAAAGTGGCGGCACAGGACTTGCAGCGCGGAAGTGTAAAGATTCTCTCGGAAACGAGTCTTGATGAGTCGCCCACTGTTGCGCCAAACGGCACCATGCTAATCTACGCCACCCGCCAGCAGGGCCGGGGAGTCTTGATGCTCGTGTCGCTTAACGGCCGCGTGAGGCTCCCGCTTCCTACCGCTCAAGGCGAAGTCAGAGAACCGTCCTGGTCCCCTTACCTGAACTGA
- a CDS encoding cation diffusion facilitator family transporter: MHSTTRSPFFDTHSEQGLLRTSIAVTLFIATIGIGFGLASGSFSIVFDGVYSLVDASMSGLSLVVVKLITSHATSLQLSRKLRERFTMGFWHLEPMVLALNGMLLSSVAIYALINAVSSLLQGGRHLEFGIAMVYAALTVIACATIAVVEQRANRVLNSDFVRMDVKGWVMSASITAALLIAFCFGYAVQGTQWQWLSPYIDPAVLALVCLVIIPLPLSVVRQALAEIFLVTPGDLKLHVDEVARAFVARHGLESYRAYVAKVGRSREIELYFIVPKAMAAKTIDEWDAWRNEIGEAVGGEGPDRWITVVFTGDPEWAE; encoded by the coding sequence ATGCACAGCACTACCCGATCCCCCTTCTTCGATACACACAGCGAACAGGGCCTGCTACGCACCTCCATTGCCGTCACCCTGTTCATCGCCACGATCGGCATCGGCTTCGGGCTGGCCTCCGGGTCGTTCTCGATCGTCTTCGACGGTGTCTATTCACTGGTCGACGCCAGCATGAGTGGCTTGTCGCTGGTGGTGGTCAAACTCATCACCTCCCACGCCACCAGCCTGCAACTCTCACGCAAGCTGCGCGAACGCTTTACCATGGGTTTCTGGCACCTGGAGCCGATGGTACTGGCGCTCAACGGTATGCTGCTGAGCAGCGTTGCCATCTACGCACTGATCAACGCAGTCAGCAGCCTGCTGCAGGGCGGTCGCCACCTGGAGTTTGGCATTGCCATGGTCTACGCGGCGCTGACGGTAATAGCCTGCGCCACCATCGCGGTGGTCGAGCAGCGCGCCAACCGTGTATTGAACTCGGACTTCGTGCGCATGGACGTGAAGGGTTGGGTGATGTCGGCCAGCATCACCGCAGCGCTGCTGATCGCATTTTGCTTCGGCTATGCCGTCCAGGGCACGCAATGGCAATGGTTATCGCCCTATATCGACCCGGCAGTATTGGCGCTGGTGTGCTTAGTGATCATCCCGCTGCCACTATCGGTGGTGCGTCAGGCCCTGGCGGAGATTTTCTTGGTGACGCCGGGCGACCTTAAGCTGCATGTCGACGAAGTCGCGCGGGCTTTCGTTGCACGCCACGGGCTGGAGTCATACCGAGCCTATGTGGCCAAGGTCGGGCGCTCCCGGGAAATCGAGTTGTATTTCATCGTGCCCAAGGCCATGGCCGCGAAAACCATTGATGAATGGGACGCATGGCGCAATGAAATTGGCGAGGCGGTAGGCGGCGAAGGGCCGGATCGCTGGATTACCGTGGTGTTCACCGGCGACCCCGAGTGGGCGGAGTGA